In Bombyx mori chromosome 15, ASM3026992v2, the sequence CTAAAATGTACTTACATAAATCCCATGTTCACATATTTCTCGAATGCTTTTGACGAAGGTTCCTTCCTGAAGTTCTAATAGCTTATTCCTTATTTACCTAAATTTTACTTTAGTAATTTTGTAGCTGCTCTGACAGAATGACAAAAATGCACACCCAATAAATcctcaattaatttttttcgaaaaGAATAAGGAATGTTTTGGACAATACGACTTTAAGGGTAGTGGCCAATTACAGACGTAATCTCTCGGCTCCGGGCGCGGTCACCGGTGACTGGGACCGATGCAGCACGTACAAGACGAATTGGACCAGAGTACTGGAGACCCTCACGCCACCTGACCCCGGGACACCGACGGTGCCCTGCGAGAACGGGTGGGATTTTGAGCTGACTGATATACCTTATCATACTGTAGTTAGCGAAGTAGGTATTTGATTTCGATTTTGTTTGCTAATAAAACGACATTGTCATAATGACTTGGACATCATGgtgtcccgtgagctcatcacATAAATCGGCTCTTAATAAACTTATGTACGGGTCACAATTTGACTGAAATTATTGTCAATGTTCCTCAATTCAAAGTCTAATTCGACggtgtaaatatattatgtaaaataaatatataatgatCGAAGTTCGATAATAATCACTCAAAATTTAGATTAATTAAACTCTTAACTTTTGTCATTGACTTAACGAAAGAGAAAACTGACCATTGAATAATATGCTGACAACACCAAAACTcgttaatagtaataataaactaGATGCTGAACAGAAAAAGGAAATCGGTTGACCGAAGGAGGAGCAAAAGGTTTTCTCTTTGCCTCATATTTTGATTCTTGTTTATTCACCAGAGAGGATGGGTGTGTGAGAAGTCCGGATACGCACCCACAGCTCAAGCCATATTTTTTGCTGGTTCATTTGTCGGGGGTCTTTTGTTTGGATGGATCGCCGACAACTTCGGAAGAGTTCCAGCACTGATAGGTAACTATTACTATGACCGGTGTATTCTAGAATAATCTGGGCTGATGCTCTTTGTCATTcttaattaatagtttttgtaATTCGTGTATCGTTCGTGTAGCGTTCgttttgtaattgtaattttgtaatttgtaatcgTTTTGGTAATTATCAGtcgaaatactaaaaaaaattcagtcaCCAGATTTAAGTGGGTGTTgatatattgaaaatattttacgttttatatTTTAGGTTCGAATCTAGTCGGCAGCATTGGAGGTATAGCAACGATATTCACAAGTGGATTGTGGGACTTCATAGCGTGCAGATTTTTAGTCGGAATGTCCTTCGACAACGCATTCATGATGATATATATTTTaggtaaataaacaaaaaaactacaacAGTCTAAAACTTTATGTAATATGTCAAGGGTACATATTGTGCGAAGTGTAATTTGTGTCTTAAACTCTCAGTCAAATACTAAAAATGTTACACCAAAATAGGAATTGTTCTActgaaattactggtggtaggacctcttataagtccgcgcgggtgggtaccaccaccctgcctatttctgccgtaaagcagtaatgcgtttcggtttgaagggtggggcagccgtcgttactatacttgagaccttagaacttgtatctcaaggtgggtggcgcatttacgttgtggatgtctatgggttccagtaaccacttaacaccaggtgggctgtgagctcgtccacccatctaagcaatagaaaaaaaaattagattatttaatttaaatgggCGTGTCATATGTAAGCATTAGCTTTTATAAAAGATATACGGTCGTGAACAAAGTGAAAAGAGAAAAAGCACTAATTTGAATAATAACGTCTATATGTATACGACGaataattttatatcaacaCCATTAATGATTTTAAGGTCCTCTCTCAAAACTTAATTAGCCCATTTTTCCATCAACACACGTGTTACGTTTTATTATCATTTGATTTCAATAACTTGattaaaattgattattttgtACACAAATGTCTTCTACAATCTCTTAGACTTGTTTTAGAAAATCCCAATAATCAAATTTATCTTAGGCTGCAAACTCGCTTCGAGAATTCATTAACGAACATTCCAGATCGAAgactattattcttttttttcaaacaatgaATTTTGCTAATGTAACAACTTGTTTTCTTAAGGAACTATAATAAACTCGTGCCCAAATTATCTTTTCACGGAGGACGCACCTTTACCATAAACCTCAAACTCCAGTACTAGAATACGTCGGTCCCCGGCATCGTACCTGGGTGGCGAATATGTCGATAGCCTTGTACTTCGGAACTGGTTGCCTGACGTTACCCTGGCTGGCTCTATGGATGGGTGACTGGAGGAAGCTGCTCTGGCTGACGTCGCTGCCAATGCTGATAGTCCTCTTCGTGCCTTTCGTCGTCCCCGAGAGTGCGAGGTGAAtactttaaaatagttttaatgtgAATTACgcagcctttttttattgcttagatgggtggacgagcttacagcccacctagtgttaagtggttactggagcccttagacatctacactgtaaatgcgccaccaaacttgagacataagttctaagatctcagtatagttacaacagctgccccacccttcaaaccgaaaaacgcattttttgcttcacggcagaaataggcggggtggtggtacctacccgtgcgggctctcaagaggtcttaccaccagccgAAATTAATACGTATGATTGAAGTCACAACCACCAATCTTCAAGGACTGGACTAGCAGAAATTATCCGGACGATACTAAGCTTTAATTAGAAATCAAAGTTAGGCAACAATCTTATTTTTCAGATGGTTACTAACAAGGGGCCGAGTGAACAAAGCTGTTGAGATACTAAAGACGTTCGAACGCGTCAATGGCACTAAGATACCTGACGATGTCATGGACGATTTTGTTGTGAGTTCTGTTATGAATTTTGTACATACACACAgtgtttgttattgttttgatggGTCAACGAGCTCCCGGGAGCTACGTAGTGCAGTGCACAGACATCACGTCATAACTTTTCTGAGGAAGCATGTACAAGTGCCCGTGATCATGACTTTAACggttaaaaaacaaaaccataCGACTTACAAGAAAATCCTCGATATTAACAATGAGTTGTGAATACAACACGGGTAGATATTACAATCCTGTTTATTTTCCCTgcaaagcaataatgcgttccaatttgaagggtcaaaaaaaatttactccAGAGTCAAAGAAATGTGCAGTTTTGTCTTGTTTGTTTGCTTGTCTGGTGATATTTCACAGCAACATTATTGGGGTACATTCTACTATACCTACACTGGTGTTTAGAATTAACTAAGTGGTGGGACGGGAGGTTGAAGAACTGACCCTacgctaaataaatattttattttactcttAAAAGCTGTGCACCTTTTTATACCCTCAACATCAAAGTATATTGACGAAGCGGCTTTTTTCTTAGGTATCGGCGCGTCAAACTAAGCAAGAGAGAGAGTCCCTGATAATATTATTCAAGAACGGCCCGCTCCGCATCACCATGATTCTGATGGTGGTCGTCTACATGGTGTGTGCGGTTATATTTGATGGTCTGGTGCGGCTGTCCGACGCATTCGGCCTGGACTTCTTCATAACATTCACATTTACGTCGGCTACGGAGATCCCTTCAGTTACATTTGTAGCACTTCTACTTGACAGGTGAGCTGTTTCTCTGAGCAGGTGTcaagtgttaagtagttacacATGTGAgacctaaataataaatacctacCACTAGTTTCATCGATTGCAGTGTGTATCTAATAGTCAGGTAATGTTGGTGTGATTCCCTTCGCCACCTCGTACAACTCCACGACGTATGATGGTGCCATTCTAGACCCATACATTACTGTTTGTGCGCTGTTAACACGCTGTCTCATTGTTAATCACCAGCCATCCGCGAGATACGCAAAGTTACCTTCGGATCTAAGGTTTTGATTGTGAAGAGTGGTtacctatttttctatttttgtgaTCTATAAGTTCATcttcaattaactatagtcgtaaatattttatttccaatCACGTCTTATTAAATTATGCACATCAGAAACGCCAAATTTTTGGTAATTGGTAAGCAGCGTCTGGGTTCTGCCCCTCACCACTCagcatcagctgggccgtatgcccgtctgcctacaagggcaataacataaaataaaaaaattattgccagTTCTGTCTAATGTCCATTTTGCCTTTATTGTACTGATTTACTTACGATGAGGGAAATCATTTGTGTTCGTCTCATTATCCATAATGTATCAAGACAAAATCAGCCATTGAAGCATGACttgtttttgtttgacaacaagATAAATagagtttgttttaaattttcagatGGGGACGTAGAGTTCTGACGTGCGGTCCTATGGGAATATCCGGGCTCTTGATACTGATCGCGATTTTTGTTCCCAAAGGTAAGATGCTACACGACAATAAGATGAaaaatgtactggtggtaggaccacttgtaagtccgcacgcgtaggtaccaccaccccgcctatttctaccgtgaaacagtaatgcgtttcggtttgaagggtagggtagccgttgtaactatactgagaccttagaacttatatctcgaggtgggtggcgcctttacgttgtagatgtctatgggctccagtaaccacttaacactaggtgggctgtgacatcgtctacccttctaagcaataaaaaaaaagatgaaaaaggATTTGGATTGGTGTTGATTTTGCtagaaatatttatagctaGTTTTACATTTTCATCTTGTGTTCTTTGCAATTAATACTAGAGGTGACCCGTGGTtttaccctcagacacagcccactgagttactcgccggatcttctctgtgggtcgcgtatCCGGtctggttgtagattctgcgaaacactgctcttgttagggttagtcggactttttggcgggaacgcgaggagcgaagttgtgcgattttatttattttgtctatttagtgtttcttcaggattaaatgtgtaataacggtggcttattaactgtttaatatatgtgaaatctgtgaaagtgcacaaatgtgggaaaatgaaacaaaaccgctgagCTAGCTTCTCGgaatcttccaaaaagtccactgaaaaagtcacCAAGtccagtaaatgaccaccattttactgagattatatttcatctcatatcatctcatctcatttcatttcgtgccatgccatgtttcatattgatcaacttcatttcatttcacttcatattaccatttttcataaaaataagaatataaattaaaataagacctgacctaaaggtcttagtaaccaggtcataaaatcccttaaaaaagggTTAGtcttagcaacatcgtcaggtttgagccccgtgagctcacctacttgttagggttacgctgaaatggcctctcaaggctaccagcgtaGCTAAAAAAAGAGATCCGTGGCGCGGTCTTGCCCGAACAGTATCGAACCATCTGCTCGTCTACCTCCCCAGAAAAAAATCCTGTAATTAATGTGTAAtagttagtgtttttttttctattttcttttaGGCATCGCCCAAGCTGCACTGGCCGTAATGGCGCGGTTCTTCATCAACATGTCGTACAACGCTGCGGTCCAGTGGGTCACGGAACTGCTGCCTACCGGCGTCAGGGCGTCGGGATCCTCAGTCCTGCACATGAGCGGCTACGTCGCTATAGTGCTCTCACCTTTTATTGTCTATTCGGTGAGTTTGACTGTGCACATatataaatactagcgacccgctccggcttcgctgcagaaacatttaatttattattgactagctgacccggcagacttcgtagtgcctcaatcgataaataaaatacttttgtgtaaaataaacttaaaacaaacaaaaggaatcggtccgacgggggacacacacatcaaaggaaaaacaaaattgttatttttatttaattccgagcattttcatatttatctaccttttaaaccttctctggacttccacaaataattcaagaccaaaattagccaaatcggtccaaccattctcgagttttagcgagactaacgaacagcaattcatttttatatatgattaTACCTATAGATTATGAAAATTTatcgtactggtggtaggaccttttgtgagtccgcacgggtaggtaccactaccccgcctatttctgccgtgaagcagtaatgcgtttcggtttgaagggcggggcagccgttgtaactatacttgagaccttagaacttatatctcgaggtgggtggcgcatttacattgtagatgtctatgggctccagtaacctcttaacaccaggtggactgtgagctcgtccgccaatctaagcaataaaaaagaaaaaaaagcagcACGGAGTGGATCTCACAAGCCATCAATAGTATTTGTGCTTGTGATAGGAACGTGTTTGGACCCTGCTGCCGCTAGTTATCCTGAGCGTGATAGCTCTGGCTGGCAGCGGTGTCGGCATCGTGTTGCCGGAGACCATGGGCAGATCCATGCCGCAGACCATGGCCGACGGCGAGAGGCTCGTCAGAGATTATTCGTTATGCTGGTATGAACTTATtgtaacattaacattattctTCTTGTCCACGAACCGAGATGATGGTGATGTTGATGACATTACACGTCACGATCTGcatatcttgtgagtccgcgcgggtaggtaccaccgccctgcctatttctgccgtgaagcagtaatgcgtttcggtttgaagggcggggcagccattgtaactatagtgagactttagaacttatatctcaaggtgggtggcgcgtttacgttgtagatatctatggactccagtaaccactttacaccgggtgggctgtgagctcgtccacccatcaaagtaatacaaaaaaaaagctctaaagctcattcttttttttactaacctacctcttcgctggtagcctaagaggtaaTTCCAAATAagcccagacgggtaggtgagctcgcgggctcaacctgagagaatttgctaatactagccccagcaagagcagttcttcgcagaatctactaccaggtCGGAATCGacaagatcctgcgagaaactcagtgggcaaacaCATTGTATTGCACTGTAGTGTATTGGTTATATTAGACACAGATCATCTAGCCAAGGTGATAATGATCTTTAGGGTTAAAAGTATGTGTGTACATGAGACATAAGACACGTGGGTCTTTCCGGTTCCCGTAGCAGATAAAAATATTCTAGCTTGGCGTCGAATTTACCACGAcggcatatttaaaaaaacaactccATCGTCTTAAGAATACGTTTTTACATGATCTGTGCGCAAATTTGACTTCTTTAGTTTTTCATTGGATCCATTCATTACGTAGTGCTTCTTTCAGA encodes:
- the LOC101745275 gene encoding carcinine transporter isoform X1 — translated: MASMDILNEDAKEQLNKNQNGDADALENILSHVGDMGRYQKLLFLAMMPFGLFFAYIYFVQMFIAATPQRHWCRVPELQHLDMELRRNLSAPGAVTGDWDRCSTYKTNWTRVLETLTPPDPGTPTVPCENGWDFELTDIPYHTVVSERGWVCEKSGYAPTAQAIFFAGSFVGGLLFGWIADNFGRVPALIGSNLVGSIGGIATIFTSGLWDFIACRFLVGMSFDNAFMMIYILVLEYVGPRHRTWVANMSIALYFGTGCLTLPWLALWMGDWRKLLWLTSLPMLIVLFVPFVVPESARWLLTRGRVNKAVEILKTFERVNGTKIPDDVMDDFVVSARQTKQERESLIILFKNGPLRITMILMVVVYMVCAVIFDGLVRLSDAFGLDFFITFTFTSATEIPSVTFVALLLDRWGRRVLTCGPMGISGLLILIAIFVPKGIAQAALAVMARFFINMSYNAAVQWVTELLPTGVRASGSSVLHMSGYVAIVLSPFIVYSERVWTLLPLVILSVIALAGSGVGIVLPETMGRSMPQTMADGERLVRDYSLCWKPKSESSETGQWKNEKEKTHPLV
- the LOC101745275 gene encoding carcinine transporter isoform X2, which encodes MDAKEQLNKNQNGDADALENILSHVGDMGRYQKLLFLAMMPFGLFFAYIYFVQMFIAATPQRHWCRVPELQHLDMELRRNLSAPGAVTGDWDRCSTYKTNWTRVLETLTPPDPGTPTVPCENGWDFELTDIPYHTVVSERGWVCEKSGYAPTAQAIFFAGSFVGGLLFGWIADNFGRVPALIGSNLVGSIGGIATIFTSGLWDFIACRFLVGMSFDNAFMMIYILVLEYVGPRHRTWVANMSIALYFGTGCLTLPWLALWMGDWRKLLWLTSLPMLIVLFVPFVVPESARWLLTRGRVNKAVEILKTFERVNGTKIPDDVMDDFVVSARQTKQERESLIILFKNGPLRITMILMVVVYMVCAVIFDGLVRLSDAFGLDFFITFTFTSATEIPSVTFVALLLDRWGRRVLTCGPMGISGLLILIAIFVPKGIAQAALAVMARFFINMSYNAAVQWVTELLPTGVRASGSSVLHMSGYVAIVLSPFIVYSERVWTLLPLVILSVIALAGSGVGIVLPETMGRSMPQTMADGERLVRDYSLCWKPKSESSETGQWKNEKEKTHPLV